A segment of the Nomascus leucogenys isolate Asia chromosome 1a, Asia_NLE_v1, whole genome shotgun sequence genome:
tgggaggctgaggtggaagaattgcttgagcccaggagttcaacgtTACAGTGACccaattatgccactgcactccagtctggacaacagagtgaggccctgtctagaaaaaataaagaaaaaaagttgtattACAGTCATATGCATTCCTAAAGTAATGAATGTATGTGCAAAACTTTGGGCTAAgtgttttgggggtggggagggaatggTCACAGGAAATAAGTCTTAATTCTCATAGCCATGTTCTTCCACTCCTCACTTTGATTTCCAAATCCCCTAAGGGTATTATGAAGGCCGGTATGGCTACCATAGCAGGAGATGAAGTACTGCATAAACTGAAACCAGCCTATGGACTGTTTTAAGATCATTTATTAGAACAGTCATTCAGAAGCCATTGAGACATCAGGCAGCAGAAAGGAAGGTGGGATGGAGCCGGCCCTGTGAAGGACCAAGGACAAAGTAATAGCCACAGTTAcgaaatttcattttattctgataAAGACTAATGTATGCTTGATAATCTAGTGATAATCCGTAAGTTTGGTATTTCACAACATTTTTTAGAAAGCACATAAGATTAATATTCAAATAAGGCATTATAGGAAGTTCTATAAAGAATGAAGTGTTTactataattcttttaaaaaaccttgGTTCATCTTGAAAGAtcgatgaattttttaaatatcagaagaaaagggaaacaaaatttCCCCCCTAAAATACGTAAGAACCACTTACTGGCACTTGTAGTTTAAGTACCTGGGAAAAAAACGGAACAGATGTTTAAAGGCAATAACAGCTTGTAAGACGGCTTGTTTCATTTGATTTGGCACCAAGTAAAGTAAGAGTAAATATGCCATGGAAGACATAATCAAGTTTTTCCTCCACCTCTCATATTTCCCCACTTCTACCAGACCACACAGTACATCAGCAACCATCCTTTAggttccaatttttaaatggctgcTCAGATGACACCAATAGAGTTCTTTCTCCTTAAAATATTGTGGCAGTGAATGCTAACGGGTATCAATTTCTTTGATCAGGAACAAAGAACTCCTTCAGGAAACTCACTTACTTTCCTGGTCCTTGTTAACCTATCATGTAAATTCTTTTTATTGGTACACCTGTTTAACTAATTATGATTGATTGCTATTTATGCCAAGGGAGCATCTCCCAGGCACGCCTCATCTGTTTACTAACGACAAAGTATGCTTACTTTATCTACATAGTGCCAtgggttttctcttctttcttctctttttttttttggcgggggagaTGGTACTATAACTTGTTATTTATCTGGGCAGATCATACATTtggatcaaaaagaaaaaccagcaaGTAGATCCTAAAACACATTTCTTAACCTGAGTCACATCTGAAAACATAGACTTTAATTACATTTTGTTGAAAATTCATTCAACTTTGGTGCTTGTAAAAGCACTTATGTCAATTTTTGACATAAATCATAACCCTCAGTACATAGGTATTTTCAAAGGAAACAAGTCAtcttaaagtaatatttttctatatgctAATTGATACATTTTTATAGCAAATTGAAAATTCTGAGTAAACCGAAAATATGcttaacaacaaaataaatagagcACATATGGTTAACATATACATTTCTTAGTGTAAAGGCAGCAGTGAATTTGTGTCTCACAATAAATCTGTAAATCCAGTTgctttctttctggaattttatatAGTGTCTCACCATGTTCCATAATGCTGGAAATGTCTTTTTTGGCATCAATCTACGCAAAAATTTCTGATTACGTATTTTCTCCAAATGACAtgtaactttttttaacttttccagaaaaatatGGAAACTTCATCAACCACTTGTTAACTGAACAAAAAGTTAGATTACTACCAAATGCTCTTTTAATTTTGCTCTAACATGTTTTGAAAGTTCAGACATCGCTGATGTTTTTGAGGATAACTGCATACAACACACTGGATGATTTCAAAGGAAGAATCTTAGTATCCGAATCATCTGGCACATCCTTAGTATCCAGAATAAAATCAGtagaaataaaagtcatataattttcaaagaattcATACATACTAGAAGTCTTAGGAAAAGCAGCTTCTAAATGCAAGGACTAGGAAGTTTGCCCATCTTACTATTAATAGTTACACACATTTCTCCTCATGGAGTAACTGAAGCTTTCTGGCTTGTTTGTGGAACTTTAGTTTGTAGGAAAGCATATACATAGGGCCAAATCTTGTTGGTTTCTGTTCCGGAGAATGTTTCCAGCACCCCTTTTTTCCTAAagatgaaacaaaaccaaaacaaacaaacacaggtCTGAGTCTTCCTAATAAGCTCTTTCAAAGCCTTTCTGTAAATGATGATAATGTAGATATAGGAGTCTTGGTAAGCATAGGTTTGTGTAATCAGGAGAGAAAGGCACTTGGCTGGGCATTGGAAAATTTAGATTTTAGTTTCAGTTGTGCTCTCTGGCTTACAAAAATGGgtgcttaaaaaaataacagcacctatcatctattttatttattgaacatgCACTGTGTGTCAAACGCTGTGCAACATGCTTTACATATTATAGTTCGTTTAATCCTTTCCAAAGctcaaattttcttattttactaatAAAATCATCCCTTTGTAATGTAACTTAGCCCAAATCACCAAGTTCGTAGTACATTTCCAAACAGAACCTATAAGATACCAGAACACccgtcagctttttttttctacttactcCTTTGCAAAAGCTACTGTCTAATACTTGAGTATCTTTCCTTTTTGCCTAggccaacatttattttctcctctattCCACTCTTCTGAATATTAACAGAAAGGGGAATAAAAAGTGTTGGTTTTATTGGGTTTCCTGTTGACTGTCTTCATTTCTTCCCAGGCAGATATGTCTAGCTTGTCACTAGCCCAGCAGCCAAAGTCTACTTTATTTACTCCAGTTTCCTGTGGATAATATGGTGAGGAGTGAGGTCAGAATCCTGGGGTTGCTTTCCAAGCCACACAGATTCCCTCCAGAGATTCTGGCCTTCCTCTTGCTAACACCCCTCCTCTAACCCATGCGTACACCTACACATATACGCCTACACACATATGCACTGGTTTAAAGGCTGCATAAGGACAACCTAAGAACTCTGGTTTATTACTTTGTGAAAACAGGATCCCTCATACCTTTGTAGCCCTTCTTACTTGGTTTTCAGGGGTTTCACTAaggacagaagcattcttttcTTGATACCTCATAAAATTTGCTACAGTTAACTTAAATAACACTCACTGTTTTCTCCGTAAGAAACATCTGCTAAGGAAGGAAATTATGCAAATACAGCATTCTTGGGATATTAGAAACCCTCTGCTTCTAAATTCACTGGCACCTGGTACAGCTTTCAAGGGAACAAGCTTCTTAACTGTTGTAAGCCTCTTGACGAGCCACTTTAAAAATCAAGCCAGCCTCACAAGTGGGTTAATTACTGAGGGCACAATTGCAGACGCCTATTCGATCCTAAAGGGCACAATTGCAGACGCCTATTCGATCCTAAATCGTGGGTgaacatttgtcattttaatttctgtgtaatAAAATGGAACCAGGTTCAACAATTGGTCCTCCAAAGAGTAAAGGCATCATGTTGTTTGGAAACACAGACCAATTACTCTATAATGTCCCACAgctaagaggttttttttaaaacaaccaacAATACAGCTGTCAGCATTTTTAAGTAACAATGCTGAGTATTACTAACATTCTTGCAAATAAACTTTCAGTTTTCAGTCAAGTCTCCCCCGAGTTCTATGTGTGGGAGCTGAGAATGAAAAGACTgaattaggccgggtgtggtggctcacgtctgtaatcccagcactttgggaggccaaggagggtggatcacttgaggtcaggagttcaagaccagcctcgccaacacggcaaaaccccgtctctactaaaaatacaaaaattagcagggcatggtggcacgcgcctgtagtcatagctactggggaggctgaggcatgagaatcgctggaacctgggatgtggtggctgcagtgagctgggatggcaccactgtactccaacctgagagagagtgagactctgtcaagaaagaaagaaaagaaaagaaaagagagagaaaggaaagaaagaaagaaagaaagaaagaaagaaagaaagaaagaaagaaagaaagaaagaaaagcaaagcttgAATTAACAGCAAGAGGCAGCAAAAGCCAGAAGCAGCCTAGAAAGACTTCTAAAATATCTCCTAAGACAGGGACCCGTGTCATTCACTTCATCTTCACAGCCTTCCTCAACTTCccttactacattttttttttttttttaagacagggtctcactctgacacccgcgctctggactgcagtggtgcaatcacagatcactgcagtctcaacctgctgggttcaagcaatcctcttacctcagactccccagtagctgggactataggcgtgtgccaccatgcctggctaatattttttttatgttttgtagagacagagtttcaccatgttgcccatgctgatcttgaattcctgccccttggatcctcctgccttagcctcccaaagtgctgggattacaggcataagccactgtccCAGGCCCCTTCAcgtattttgatattttgacaGAACAAATCCCAACAACCCCTGGTACTTCACTGCTTTGGGGGATTATCATTCATAGCCTTGCAGTGGTGGTGTTATCTGCCCAGCAACAATGCATTCTCCCTTCCTCTGGTTACTTTTGGGAAACAACCTCTCCACCAAACTCAGTCGACGAGGTTCAGGAGAGACTGTCCCCACTCCCCATCTTCAAGGATGGACATGATCAGAGCTAATCGGTGCCAACCCCAAGACTTTTGCTGGCAAGAGTCTCTTTGCTGCTGGGGTTTCTGACTGGTAGGAGGTAAACTGGAAAGTTGAGGGGCTGCTACACAGGGAGGGCACACCTGAGACTGAAGCCAGCATAGGACAATGGAGCTGAGCGACTGAGGCCTGATGATAGGTGTTTTTGAACACCTGGACCCATCCATCTATCTTTGACTTTTTAGTTACATTACCAACAAATTCCCCTTTTGCTTAAGCTGGTGTGAATTAGGTTCTTAGTTAATATAAGCACACATCACACTGTATAATAAATACTGTTTACCCAGCTGCCCACCTCACCCACATACATAGCTTCTTGGAGCCTGACAGGGACTGGATCTAATTGTCCATGTGGACCAAGGGCCTAGCACAGTGTCAAGAGAGTAAACAATAATTGCTGACAATGAATGATTTAATAGACACCAGGGCTGTTGTAGGACTTTCCAGGATCTCTCACTTAATTCCTTTAACAATCCTATAAAGCAGATGCTATTTAATATTGCCTGATTTTACAAATAAGGGATTTGTGGCATGGAGGTTAAATAGCTTGCCTAGGGCAAAAGAGACGGTAATTTTCAGAACCAGCCTCAttaaacaaatgacaaaattatagtaaCAGCTACTATAAAAAATGGTTTGCCAACCTTGTAATTTTATGCTCCAGAAACAATTAAGATGGTttgaaaggccaggcatggtggctcacacctgtaatcccaatgctttgggaggtggaggcaggagggttgcctgaagccaggagtttgagactagcctgtgcaacatggcaagagCTCCagctctaaaaaatttttttaattggccaggtctggtggcacGGGCCTATAGTCctgcctacttgggaggctgagacaggagaattgcttgagcccaggagttcaaggctgcagtgaactatgctagaaccactgcactccaacctgggtgacagagtgagaccctgtctctaaaataaataagtaaataacagtTTGGAAACTATTGCTTCAGATTTTTACTGCTTACATACCCTAttacaacagcaataacaacagcTAACATTTCTATAGTGCTCTCTATGTGTCAGGCACGGTTCTAAGAGTTACCCATATTAATCTTTCAAACCTTTATTCTCTTCCctaatttatagaggaaaaaacaGGCAGAGGTTAAGCAGAAGGTGAGGGTGAAGATGGTAAGCTGGGACTTGAAGTTAGGtattctggctccagagtctgtgttCTGCCCAAGATACTGTCCTGCCCTGATCAGGATCGGTATtcagtaaatacataaatgaaaggggaggcaggaaggtTCAGTAAGAAAACTGGACTATTTCTTAGCCTAAGTCAAATACTCATTAAGTACAGTTCCTATACGTGTTGCAGACAAAACAAGAGCAGACAAAACAATGTTAAAATGTAAGCTTTTAAAGACTGCTAGCCAGTTACATAGTCTGAGGGATTAGCTGCCACCTGAGATTCTTCCACGCCACAGCATCCTGTATTGGCAAATGTGGTGGGCAATATTAAGTTTGCCTCCCCAGCATTCATTCCAGCCCTGCCTCTGCTACCAACAATTCCCAGCTTACCATGGTTCAATGCAGGATTTTTCAgctttatgatggtgcaaaagcaacatgcattcagtagaaattgTACCTCGAGCACCTGTACAACCATTCTGCTTTTCAATTTCAGTACAATATTCAGTAAATTATGTGAGGTATTCAACACTTTGTTACAAAACAGGCCTTGTGTTAGATGATTTCGCCCAGCTGTAGGCTAAtctaagtgttctgagcacgtttAAGGCAGGCTAAGTTACGGTGCTTGGTATTTTCAAATTACAACGGATTTATCAGGATGTAATTTCATTGTAAATTGTGGAACATCTGCACATAGCAGAGTATGGGTGAGGCTGCCACACCACCAACTCTAGATGTGGACTAGTCAGTGGCATCAGTGTAATCCTTCCCACCCCAATGTCTGGTTCTCCAGTAGGCAGTAACCCAAGCCTGTAACAGTTAGTGCCAGGCATTCCCTGACTGCAGTTCAAGTTGGCTCCATCGGAGTGGTGCTCTGGGCTTCTATTCACTGGAGGAAAGGTTACCCCTCAGCCCTTCATAGAAGAGGAAGCCCTGGCTGTTTCTGCAAATGCCTGCTACCATGCAGGAAGCCTAAGGACAAAGCCAATACACACACGGGAAGGCAAAACCAAGAGAACGGCTACACTGATCAAACCCAGGTGGGACTGAAGCCCAACCTACCTTCTGGACTTCTGTTACACAAGCTAATGTATTTCCTTTATTACTCAAGCCCATGTGAACTGGGTCGTTTGGCATTTTAGCATTTCAGCTGTAGAGGAAGGAAAATCAAAACTAGACTTAGTGCACCATTATGCAAGAGAAGTTCTGAAAAGCAGAAACTCACTGGTAATATTCCAGGACTGGCTTTGTTTGGTCTTCATATGCCTTTAGTCTCTTGTTAACCGTCTCTGGTTTATCATCCTCACGCTGAATGAGAGGCTCCCCAGTCAGGTCATCAATGCCCTCAACAGGATTAGAAGAGACTAGTATCAGGTATCAtatttctgaaggatattttcataagcagttcaattatttttaaacagacaTCTCTGTGCAACTGCCAAGCACAAAAATGTgctaacttttaaataaatggaatccaACTTCAAGACAGATCATTCCAACAGAAACAGGGGACGCCAGTTTCATTTCCACAGTTATCAGTCACTTTAGCCTCAGAGTaaaacgttttcttttttttttttttcttttgacacagagtctcgctcagtcgcccaggctggagtacagtggcgcgatctcagctcactgcaagctccgcctcctgggttcatgccattctcttgcctcagcctcccaagtagctgggactacaggcgcccgccactaggcctggctaattttttttgtatttttagtagagacggggtttcaccgtgttagccaggatggtctcaatctcttgaccttgtgatccacccgcctcagcctcccaaagtgttgggattacaggcgtgagccaccgcacccggcctctttctttttaatttagcaGGACTCAGTTGGCTGTAAAAGGTTTTCTAAGCAGCCTCTAAGTAAGTTCATATATATTCAAAAAGATTCAGCTATAAACTGGGAATTTCAACTGCAAGTCCTAAATAAACCAAGGTGCCATGAACCTCTATCAGCCCAACTCCTAACACACTCCTTGGCAGAGTAGGAAATCAACAAATGTTTTTGAATGAGTAACAAACCCCTGTTGCTCCTGGGGCACCTTTAGCACCAAGCTCAGTGGACTAGATCAGTCAACTATACCAAGTAACCTGAGAATATACCCTCAGGAGTTTTGGTCAGTCAGAGGATTTCCAAGTTCACTAAACTTGGGTCTGTTAGGGCAAGAGGACTCAGGGACAGTCTGCTATGTGACAGTTCCACGACAACTACTCACCACAGTTTTGGGAGGGTTGAATTCAATGTTGTAGACTCGGCCACTGGCGGGATGAATCCAGCGAGCAGTAAGGCGTTGTTTAATGACCTCAAAGGGCACATTCAGGTTGATCACTGTGTCAATCTGATAAGCTCTATCTAGGGCTTCTGCCTGTGGAAGTgtccttggaaaacctttataaagtaaaaaagaaaaagaaaaaagaaaggaagtacggggtggggggtggggggcaggtggcgagagaagaaagaaaaagaaagaattaatgttGGACAATCTGAACAAAAGGAATGAGGCTCACCAGGCAGGCTGATCACAGCTGCAGTGCAACTGTAATGGTTACCTGTCAACTTGACTAGGGCAtgagtgcccagatatttggcaAATATTATGCTGGGTATATCTGTCAGGCTGCTTTTCTTATTCAATTATCATGTAAATAGGCAGACTGATAAAGTACATTGCCCTTCTTAATATGGGTGGGCCTTATCTAATCAATTTTAAGGTCTGAATAGAACAACAGGCTGACCCTCACCCAAATAACAAAGAATTCCTCCTGCCTGCTACCTCTTACAGGGACACAGGACTTTTCCTGCCTTTAAACTCAAACTGAACTCATGATCTTCACTCAAATTCTAGGGgctggccgggcccagtggcttacgcctgtaatcccagcattttgggaggccgaggaggacggatcacctgaggtcaggagttcaagaccagcctagccaacatggtgaaatcccatctctacaaaaatacaaaaattagccgggcatgatggcaggtgcctgtaatcccagctagttgggaggctgaggtgggagaatcgcttgaatccgggagggaaggttgcagtgaaccaagatcctacaccattgcactccagcctgggtgacagagcaagactctttctcaaaaacaaacaaacaaacactccaGAGGCTATTTCTGAAATATGACAAAATGAAACTAAAGTCCAGCTAAAGGAAAACTATTAATGCAAAAGGACAAAACCCTAACAGATAAACAGATGTGTTATATAGCTAAACAATGTGGTTCAAAAACAGAGAGACAGGCAAATGTACCTGATGAGTAAATTCAGAAATACACCCAAGCATAttagggaatttaaaataatactttgatTACAAACTTTTGACTTTGCAATGTTGTTACTAAGGACATTTTGTCCGgaataccagaaaaaaattaaaattagtagaaattatatattttcaaaaatgacaaaagttaggccaggcatggttgctcacacctgtaatctcagcactttgagaggctaaggcaggaggaggactgcttgagcgcaggagtttgagaccagcctgggcagtatagcaagaccccttctctataaataacaatacaacaaaattagcagggcgtggtggtgcatgcttatggtcccagctactcaggaggctgaggcaggaggatcgcctgagttcaggaggtcaaggctgcaataagccatgatgaccccagtgcactccagcctggtgacagagcaagacactgtctccaaaaaaaaaaggtgacaaaGGTTAAAATTGCACATGCATAATTTGTTAGAGCAAAGATATTGtctgaaaaattacattttcttgttAACAATGAAACGTGGAAAAATTTGCCAGTGACCTAGACCTTACAATGTGCTAAAGTGACAATGACAATGACTAAAACTATACCCAGGAAACCTGGATTTGGGAGAAATAATGGCCCTTTCCTGGGCAGCATCACCAGCCTACCTTAGTTTACCTTGTTCCTGCTGCCAAAGATAACCTGTCTGTCCACCCGTGTAATCCTACTCATTCCTCGAGACCTCCCACAAACCGGAAAGTTTTTCAGCCCCTTCCACCTCATAAAGAAGCAAGACttttcattaaactttttaaaacaaaattttgaattCTGAACCATGcaacatattttgttttaaaaaggagaagacgccaggtgcgatggctcatacttgtaatcccagcgcttttggaggctgaggtgggcagatcacttgaggccaggagtttgagaccagtctggccaacatagtgaaaccctatctctactaaaaatacaaaaattagccacgtgtggtggtgggcacctgtaatcccagctactcaggaggctgaggcaggagaatcccttgaactgaggaggaggaggttgcagtgagaggagattgcaccatcgcactccagcctgggcaacagagccagatgccatctcaattaaaaaaaaaaaaaagtgcctacTTCTCCACTACATTACTCTCTGTTCACatcaacttctttttctttttctgagacagaatctcactctgtcacccaggctggagtgcagtggcgtgatctcggttcactgtagcctctgcctcccggttcaagcaattcccctgtctcagcctcccgagtagctggggttacaggtgtgcgccatcatgcccagctaatttttgtatttttagtagagatggggtttcaccatgttggccaggctggtcttgaactcctgacctaggtgatccgcccaccttggcctcccaaagtgatggaattaaaggtgtgagccactgcctcggGCCCACATCAACTTCTAATTTACCTCTGAGCACTTGTATCTGTGCTTATCCAAGTTTTTGCTTACTTGTTTACTACTTGCCTTCTACTAGAATGTACTTTCCACAAGGACAAGGACTTCAGAACCTTCTTAGATAAAGCAAGCAAGTCAGGGCTGCAGGGCTTGGCAAGGGCAGCACTGAGTGCACGCATGCCTGTGTGCGAAGGTGGGTGAATGGGGTTGAGTAGGAGAGAAGACTAGATTAGCTATCCTCTTCCAAAAAAGGATATTATGACTCAGATCTTCTTGAAGAAAAGGCTTATCCCAAGTTTATCCCAGTTTTAGTGAGAGCTCAGGACTCAACTGAAACAAATCTCTTTTGTGTCCTCTCTAtattaacaaaactaaaaatcaacGTACCCTCAAGGATTCTGCCATACCTCTGGCTAGGGAAAGTTTATAGCTTATTGTAAATTACTCTTGGGTCTTGCTTCTTCTGTGGTGATCCTCCCATATCACAAAATATtctcaaagaaaggggaaaggaacTAAAGTTACATCTGAAGGGAGCTTAGAAATCATGCAATTCACTTCCCTCTTTCCATTTGGATATAGAACTGGTCCCAGAGAAGATGACTGGTTTCAGGATAGTCCCAAGCACCCCTCTCCCCAAACCACCATCCTTGACGTCTGTCTGAAGCCCATGAAATGCTCATTCTCCTGCCAGCACTCATTATTTTGGGCAGGTGAAATGTTCAGGAGACTCCACTTACCATCCAACAGCCAGCTATACTGGGTGAGATTTTTCAGCTCATGAAGGGCCAGCCGAGTCATGACATCATCTGGGATGAGTTTCCCTTGGTCAATGAAAGCCTTGGCTAACACGCCAATTTCTACAGCAAAGGGGGGAAAAAATCAGTAAGTGCATTTGTTTTATCCCATTCCAGGCACCTCGGAACGAGCTGCCTAAAGGGGAAGTCTGAATGGCATACTCATCTGAAAATGTGCATCATCAACTTTTCTGATAAAAACAAAGGTTacggccgggagcagtggctcatacctgtaatcccagcactttgggaggccgaggcgggtggaccacctgaggaaaggagttcaagactagcctggc
Coding sequences within it:
- the AK3 gene encoding GTP:AMP phosphotransferase AK3, mitochondrial isoform X2 codes for the protein MTRLALHELKNLTQYSWLLDGFPRTLPQAEALDRAYQIDTVINLNVPFEVIKQRLTARWIHPASGRVYNIEFNPPKTVGIDDLTGEPLIQREDDKPETVNKRLKAYEDQTKPVLEYYQKKGVLETFSGTETNKIWPYVYAFLQTKVPQTSQKASVTP
- the AK3 gene encoding GTP:AMP phosphotransferase AK3, mitochondrial isoform X1 produces the protein MGASARLLRAVIMGAPGSGKGTVSSRITTHFELKHLSSGDLLRDNMLRGTEIGVLAKAFIDQGKLIPDDVMTRLALHELKNLTQYSWLLDGFPRTLPQAEALDRAYQIDTVINLNVPFEVIKQRLTARWIHPASGRVYNIEFNPPKTVGIDDLTGEPLIQREDDKPETVNKRLKAYEDQTKPVLEYYQKKGVLETFSGTETNKIWPYVYAFLQTKVPQTSQKASVTP